The Carassius gibelio isolate Cgi1373 ecotype wild population from Czech Republic chromosome B14, carGib1.2-hapl.c, whole genome shotgun sequence genome has a segment encoding these proteins:
- the LOC127971161 gene encoding CXXC-type zinc finger protein 5-like isoform X3, with protein sequence MSASGGSMEGSRAIEEEEAQDSCCGDEDSSPVVERRNRSGIISAPLSKSLKRSRALSQYIATCSAAAVASVANANRLAQSSMVAPGVKAHPTASQHRSQIGYAKLDRGALVSGLLDSPSGLHLAQAAELLRRAGMLLPVSDPSSVSVGGDMETVSASDSLGSVMDFPLLGNGGVGVSFPYHPGLFIMTPAGVFLADGALSHMTGASEHQQTQSEISSAISANGKKKRKRCGLCPPCRRRINCEQCSSCRNRKTGHQICKFRKCEELKKKPAGGLEVRW encoded by the exons ATGTCTGCCAGCGGAGGGTCCATGGAGGGAAGTCGAGCAATAGAGGAAGAGGAGGCGCAGGACAGCTGCTGCGGGGACGAAGACTCATCCCCGGTGGTGGAAAGGAGAAACCGCAGCGGCATCATCAGCGCTCCACTCAGCAAAAGCCTGAAGCGATCACGAGCTCTTTCGCAGTACATTGCAACCTGCTCAGCTGCTGCTGTGGCCAGTGTCGCAAATGCTAACAGACTTGCCCAGAGCTCTATGGTGGCACCGGGAGTCAAAGCTCACCCTACTGCCAGCCAGCACAGGTCACAAATCGGGTATGCCAAACTGGACCGGGGTGCGTTAGTCTCCGGCCTTCTGGACTCTCCGAGCGGCCTGCATCTTGCCCAGGCCGCTGAGCTCCTGCGACGGGCGGGGATGCTGCTTCCTGTCAGTGACCCATCCAGTGTCAGTGTGGGCGGGGACATGGAGACTGTCTCGGCTTCTGATTCGCTGGGCAGTGTGATGGACTTCCCGTTGCTTGGCAATGGCGGAGTGGGTGTGAGTTTTCCATATCACCCAGGGCTGTTCATAATGACGCCAGCAGGAGTGTTCCTCGCCGATGGGGCACTCTCTCACATGACAGGCGCGTCGGAACACCAGCAGACACAGAGCGAGATTTCCTCGGCCATCAGTGCCAACGGGAAGAAAAAGCGGAAGCGATGCGGCCTGTGTCCACCCTGCCGACGCAGGATTAACTGCGAACAATGCAGCAGTTGCCGCAACCGCAAAACCGGCCATCAGATCTGCAAGTTCCGCAAGTGCGAAGAGCTCAAAAAGAAACCTGCTGGTGGGCTGGAGGTAAGATG GTGA
- the LOC127971161 gene encoding CXXC-type zinc finger protein 5-like isoform X1 gives MSASGGSMEGSRAIEEEEAQDSCCGDEDSSPVVERRNRSGIISAPLSKSLKRSRALSQYIATCSAAAVASVANANRLAQSSMVAPGVKAHPTASQHRSQIGYAKLDRGALVSGLLDSPSGLHLAQAAELLRRAGMLLPVSDPSSVSVGGDMETVSASDSLGSVMDFPLLGNGGVGVSFPYHPGLFIMTPAGVFLADGALSHMTGASEHQQTQSEISSAISANGKKKRKRCGLCPPCRRRINCEQCSSCRNRKTGHQICKFRKCEELKKKPAGGLEKVMLPTGAPFRWFP, from the exons ATGTCTGCCAGCGGAGGGTCCATGGAGGGAAGTCGAGCAATAGAGGAAGAGGAGGCGCAGGACAGCTGCTGCGGGGACGAAGACTCATCCCCGGTGGTGGAAAGGAGAAACCGCAGCGGCATCATCAGCGCTCCACTCAGCAAAAGCCTGAAGCGATCACGAGCTCTTTCGCAGTACATTGCAACCTGCTCAGCTGCTGCTGTGGCCAGTGTCGCAAATGCTAACAGACTTGCCCAGAGCTCTATGGTGGCACCGGGAGTCAAAGCTCACCCTACTGCCAGCCAGCACAGGTCACAAATCGGGTATGCCAAACTGGACCGGGGTGCGTTAGTCTCCGGCCTTCTGGACTCTCCGAGCGGCCTGCATCTTGCCCAGGCCGCTGAGCTCCTGCGACGGGCGGGGATGCTGCTTCCTGTCAGTGACCCATCCAGTGTCAGTGTGGGCGGGGACATGGAGACTGTCTCGGCTTCTGATTCGCTGGGCAGTGTGATGGACTTCCCGTTGCTTGGCAATGGCGGAGTGGGTGTGAGTTTTCCATATCACCCAGGGCTGTTCATAATGACGCCAGCAGGAGTGTTCCTCGCCGATGGGGCACTCTCTCACATGACAGGCGCGTCGGAACACCAGCAGACACAGAGCGAGATTTCCTCGGCCATCAGTGCCAACGGGAAGAAAAAGCGGAAGCGATGCGGCCTGTGTCCACCCTGCCGACGCAGGATTAACTGCGAACAATGCAGCAGTTGCCGCAACCGCAAAACCGGCCATCAGATCTGCAAGTTCCGCAAGTGCGAAGAGCTCAAAAAGAAACCTGCTGGTGGGCTGGAG AAGGTGATGCTGCCAACCGGAGCTCCTTTCCGATGGTTTCCGTAG
- the LOC127971161 gene encoding CXXC-type zinc finger protein 5-like isoform X4 produces the protein MSASGGSMEGSRAIEEEEAQDSCCGDEDSSPVVERRNRSGIISAPLSKSLKRSRALSQYIATCSAAAVASVANANRLAQSSMVAPGVKAHPTASQHRSQIGYAKLDRGALVSGLLDSPSGLHLAQAAELLRRAGMLLPVSDPSSVSVGGDMETVSASDSLGSVMDFPLLGNGGVGVSFPYHPGLFIMTPAGVFLADGALSHMTGASEHQQTQSEISSAISANGKKKRKRCGLCPPCRRRINCEQCSSCRNRKTGHQICKFRKCEELKKKPAGGLEVR, from the exons ATGTCTGCCAGCGGAGGGTCCATGGAGGGAAGTCGAGCAATAGAGGAAGAGGAGGCGCAGGACAGCTGCTGCGGGGACGAAGACTCATCCCCGGTGGTGGAAAGGAGAAACCGCAGCGGCATCATCAGCGCTCCACTCAGCAAAAGCCTGAAGCGATCACGAGCTCTTTCGCAGTACATTGCAACCTGCTCAGCTGCTGCTGTGGCCAGTGTCGCAAATGCTAACAGACTTGCCCAGAGCTCTATGGTGGCACCGGGAGTCAAAGCTCACCCTACTGCCAGCCAGCACAGGTCACAAATCGGGTATGCCAAACTGGACCGGGGTGCGTTAGTCTCCGGCCTTCTGGACTCTCCGAGCGGCCTGCATCTTGCCCAGGCCGCTGAGCTCCTGCGACGGGCGGGGATGCTGCTTCCTGTCAGTGACCCATCCAGTGTCAGTGTGGGCGGGGACATGGAGACTGTCTCGGCTTCTGATTCGCTGGGCAGTGTGATGGACTTCCCGTTGCTTGGCAATGGCGGAGTGGGTGTGAGTTTTCCATATCACCCAGGGCTGTTCATAATGACGCCAGCAGGAGTGTTCCTCGCCGATGGGGCACTCTCTCACATGACAGGCGCGTCGGAACACCAGCAGACACAGAGCGAGATTTCCTCGGCCATCAGTGCCAACGGGAAGAAAAAGCGGAAGCGATGCGGCCTGTGTCCACCCTGCCGACGCAGGATTAACTGCGAACAATGCAGCAGTTGCCGCAACCGCAAAACCGGCCATCAGATCTGCAAGTTCCGCAAGTGCGAAGAGCTCAAAAAGAAACCTGCTGGTGGGCTGGAGGTAAGATG A
- the LOC127971161 gene encoding CXXC-type zinc finger protein 5-like isoform X2: MSASGGSMEGSRAIEEEEAQDSCCGDEDSSPVVERRNRSGIISAPLSKSLKRSRALSQYIATCSAAAVASVANANRLAQSSMVAPGVKAHPTASQHRSQIGYAKLDRGALVSGLLDSPSGLHLAQAAELLRRAGMLLPVSDPSSVSVGGDMETVSASDSLGSVMDFPLLGNGGVGVSFPYHPGLFIMTPAGVFLADGALSHMTGASEHQQTQSEISSAISANGKKKRKRCGLCPPCRRRINCEQCSSCRNRKTGHQICKFRKCEELKKKPAGGLEVMLPTGAPFRWFP; this comes from the exons ATGTCTGCCAGCGGAGGGTCCATGGAGGGAAGTCGAGCAATAGAGGAAGAGGAGGCGCAGGACAGCTGCTGCGGGGACGAAGACTCATCCCCGGTGGTGGAAAGGAGAAACCGCAGCGGCATCATCAGCGCTCCACTCAGCAAAAGCCTGAAGCGATCACGAGCTCTTTCGCAGTACATTGCAACCTGCTCAGCTGCTGCTGTGGCCAGTGTCGCAAATGCTAACAGACTTGCCCAGAGCTCTATGGTGGCACCGGGAGTCAAAGCTCACCCTACTGCCAGCCAGCACAGGTCACAAATCGGGTATGCCAAACTGGACCGGGGTGCGTTAGTCTCCGGCCTTCTGGACTCTCCGAGCGGCCTGCATCTTGCCCAGGCCGCTGAGCTCCTGCGACGGGCGGGGATGCTGCTTCCTGTCAGTGACCCATCCAGTGTCAGTGTGGGCGGGGACATGGAGACTGTCTCGGCTTCTGATTCGCTGGGCAGTGTGATGGACTTCCCGTTGCTTGGCAATGGCGGAGTGGGTGTGAGTTTTCCATATCACCCAGGGCTGTTCATAATGACGCCAGCAGGAGTGTTCCTCGCCGATGGGGCACTCTCTCACATGACAGGCGCGTCGGAACACCAGCAGACACAGAGCGAGATTTCCTCGGCCATCAGTGCCAACGGGAAGAAAAAGCGGAAGCGATGCGGCCTGTGTCCACCCTGCCGACGCAGGATTAACTGCGAACAATGCAGCAGTTGCCGCAACCGCAAAACCGGCCATCAGATCTGCAAGTTCCGCAAGTGCGAAGAGCTCAAAAAGAAACCTGCTGGTGGGCTGGAG GTGATGCTGCCAACCGGAGCTCCTTTCCGATGGTTTCCGTAG